One genomic segment of Drosophila melanogaster chromosome 3R includes these proteins:
- the Rfx gene encoding Rfx, isoform I, with protein sequence MTTRLAPQRQFILSTRSAIVDATSPPEDSAEEQQQLTVEVESATNGVITNSTTSPPPHAEQFEFCTEDGVVVSATLEDVMTQNCQLLQKKLVDEDDDSTGVGATDADQLEVISVVLPMDAEDSTSDAHLHGHVVNSSSDTMGTITTTEPNGTTVTHSIPIHSMADLAAIKDGVDLAQQVANGQVTVVQTTEDDDGTPFITVTVSGQEQNYQVQYVDSELYHSNSSQTQMTYPFCPVGDYQGNGQTAYYSTTGQYGTTSSAGGSSNGAHSTTLPYLVPVEEGILLNGSAHSLSQSQSQSHGRDSPHSLTEVAYIQEAQSTPQTPTSTTTTHSASGGSLGTGGGGASPDSDQSALGSSNKIASATIKWLSRNYETADGVSLPRSTLYNHYMQHCSEHKLEPVNAASFGKLIRSVFSGLRTRRLGTRGNSKYHYYGIRIKPGSLLNSQAMDDKQMLAAGYGPSSDGTGGPGSGPMVSVTSSTAGQLTGSNGLGGGHGQRHSNGTKKHTFKPETYEACIQYIGDGTSALPSFPPIELNHSFNSELTLEDVDTFRGLYREHCESFLDAVLNLEFNTVEFLLRDFWRASDNNNLDECEEEKYLSKTKLYLLCHCAEVQKFVREVDYQFYQNTVDVIIPDVLRSIPNALTQAIRNFAKNLEIWLCESMLGVPEQLAQIKTSAVSAFCQTLRRYTSLNHLAQAARAVLQNGAQISQMLSDLNRVDFHNVQEQAAWVSQCAPAVVQRLESDFKAALQQQSSLEQWASWLQLVVESAMEEYNGKPTYARAARQFLLKWSFYSSMIIRDLTLRSASSFGSFHLIRLLFDEYMFYLVEHKIAEAQDKTAIAVICERMKKDMDFEFECQFAYITSDTEHQTTPSSASSGGDVGNEAKRLKQE encoded by the exons ATGACCACACGCCTGGCTCCACAGCGCCAGTTCATCCTCTCGACGCGCTCTGCCATCGTGGATGCCACCTCGCCACCTGAGGACTcagcggaggagcagcagcagctgactGTCGAGGTGGAGAGCGCCACCAACGGAGTCATTACCAATAGCACCACATCGCCACCGCCGCATGCCGAGCAGTTCGAGTTCTGCACGGAGGATGGAGTCGTTGTGTCCGCCACACTGGAGGATGTCATGACACAG AACTGCCAGCTCTTGCAGAAGAAACTAGTCGACGAGGACGACGATTCGACGGGAGTAGGAGCAACGGATGCCGATCAGCTGGAGGTGATTAGCGTTGTACTGCCCATGGATGCCGAGGACTCGACCAGCGATGCCCATCTACACGGGCATGTGGtgaacagcagcagcgacacCATGGGTACCATTACCACCACGGAACCGAATGGGACCACCGTCACCCACTCGATACCCATTCACAGTATGGCCGATCTGGCCGCGATCAAGGATGGCGTGGATCTGGCCCAGCAGGTGGCCAATGGCCAGGTGACCGTGGTGCAGACCACCGAGGACGACGATGGAACGCCCTTCATTACCGTGACGG TTTCGGGCCAGGAGCAGAACTACCAAGTGCAATATGTGGACTCTGAGCTGTACCACAGCAACTCAAGCCAGACGCAAAT GACGTATCCGTTCTGCCCAGTGGGGGACTACCAGGGCAACGGCCAGACGGCGTACTACTCGACCACGGGTCAGTACGGAACCACCTCGTCGGCCGGAGGCTCCTCGAACGGAGCTCACTCCACGACGCTGCCGTACCTGGTGCCCGTGGAGGAGGGCATCCTCCTCAATGGTTCCGCACACTCGctgtcgcagtcgcagtcacAATCGCATGGACGCGATTCGCCGCACAGCCTGACG GAGGTCGCGTACATCCAGGAGGCGCAGAGCACGCCCCAGACGCCCACCTCGACGACCACGACCCATTCGGCTAGCGGCGGCAGCCTGGGAACGGGCGGTGGAGGCGCCTCCCCGGATTCCGACCAGAGTGCGctcggcagcagcaacaagatTGCCTCGGCAACG ATCAAGTGGCTGTCGCGCAACTACGAAACGGCGGATGGTGTGAGCCTGCCCAGGAGCACGCTGTACAACCATTACATGCAGCACTGCAGCGAGCACAAGCTAGAGCCCGTGAATGCGGCCAGTTTCGGCAAGCTGATACGTTCCGTGTTCTCCGGACTGCGCACACGTCGCCTGGGCACGCGCGGCAACTCCAAGTACCACTACTATGGTATCCGCATTAAGCCCGGCTCGTTGCTGAACAGCCAGGCGATGGACGACAAGCAGATGCTGGCCGCCGGCTACGGACCATCCTCGGACGGAACCGGCGGACCAGGCAGCGGACCGATGGTCAGCGTCACCAGCAGCACCGCCGGACAGCTGACCGGATCCAATGGATTGGGCGGTGGCCATGGCCAGCGGCACAGCAACGGCACCAAGAAGCACACCTTCAAGCCGGAGACCTACGAGGCGTGCATTCAG TACATCGGCGATGGAACCAGTGCCCTGCCCTCGTTTCCGCCCATCGAGCTGAACCACAGCTTCAACAGCGAACTGACCCTGGAGGACGTGGACACCTTCCGGGGCCTGTATCGGGAGCATTGCGAGTCCTTCCTGGACGCCGTGCTCAATCTGGAGTTCAACACCGTGGAGTTCCTGCTGCGCGACTTCTGGCGGGCCAGCGACAACAATAATCTGGACGAGTGCGAGGAGGAGAAGTACTTGAGCAAGACGAAACTGTATCTGTTGTGCCACTGCGCAGAAGTGCAGAAGTTCGTGCGAGAG GTGGACTACCAATTCTACCAGAACACCGTCGATGTCATCATACCGGATGTGCTCCGCTCCATACCAAACGCCCTGACCCAGGCCATCAGAAACTTCGCCAAGAACCTGGAGATCTGGCTATGTGAGAGCATGCTGGGCGTGCCGGAGCAGCTTGCCCAGATCAAGACCAGTGCCGTCTCGGCATTCTGCCAAACGCTGAGGCGCTACACCTCGCTGAATCACCTGGCGCAGGCGGCTCGAGCAGTGCTCCAGAATGGTGCACAGATCTCCCAGATGCTAAGCGATCTCAATCGTGTCGATTTCCACAATGTTCAG GAGCAAGCTGCCTGGGTGAGTCAATGTGCGCCCGCCGTGGTCCAGCGCTTGGAGAGCGATTTCAAGGCCGCTCTGCAGCAGCAGAGCTCCCTGGAACAGTGGGCCAGCTGGCTGCAACTGGTGGTGGAATCGGCCATGGAGGAGTACAACGGGAAGCCGACTTATGCCAGAGCCGCCCGCCAGTTTCTGCTAAAGTGGAGCTTCTACAGCTCTATGATCATTCGTGACCTGACGCTGAGATCCGCCTCCAGCTTCGGGAGCTTCCACCTAATTCGCTTGCTGTTCGATGAGTACATGTTCTACCTGGTGGAGCACAAAATCGCCGAGGCACAAGACAAAACAGCCATTGCGGTCATTTGCGAAAGAATG AAAAAGGACATGGACTTTGAGTTCGAGTGCCAGTTCGCCTACATTACCAGCGACACGGAGCACCAGACGACTCCGAGCTCGGCCAGCAGTGGAGGCGACGTGGGCAACGAGGCCAAGCGACTGAAGCAGGAATGA
- the Rfx gene encoding Rfx, isoform G, translating to MHSRYGFDCQTRHYQQHQQTHHQHHHHHHPNPPCSIPLESPPTPPVISPSAAAAVAYSNLLEKCRCKQSVAANPVPAPPAQLQLQLHHHHHHHHHQTFVASASATSYSNCSALGLGSRTGSGSGSGSGTGSTPSTSSLANSSCAAATNISGGSSNATMYHHHHRRHNNLSYCGVSGQEQNYQVQYVDSELYHSNSSQTQMTYPFCPVGDYQGNGQTAYYSTTGQYGTTSSAGGSSNGAHSTTLPYLVPVEEGILLNGSAHSLSQSQSQSHGRDSPHSLTEVAYIQEAQSTPQTPTSTTTTHSASGGSLGTGGGGASPDSDQSALGSSNKIASATIKWLSRNYETADGVSLPRSTLYNHYMQHCSEHKLEPVNAASFGKLIRSVFSGLRTRRLGTRGNSKYHYYGIRIKPGSLLNSQAMDDKQMLAAGYGPSSDGTGGPGSGPMVSVTSSTAGQLTGSNGLGGGHGQRHSNGTKKHTFKPETYEACIQYIGDGTSALPSFPPIELNHSFNSELTLEDVDTFRGLYREHCESFLDAVLNLEFNTVEFLLRDFWRASDNNNLDECEEEKYLSKTKLYLLCHCAEVQKFVREVDYQFYQNTVDVIIPDVLRSIPNALTQAIRNFAKNLEIWLCESMLGVPEQLAQIKTSAVSAFCQTLRRYTSLNHLAQAARAVLQNGAQISQMLSDLNRVDFHNVQEQAAWVSQCAPAVVQRLESDFKAALQQQSSLEQWASWLQLVVESAMEEYNGKPTYARAARQFLLKWSFYSSMIIRDLTLRSASSFGSFHLIRLLFDEYMFYLVEHKIAEAQDKTAIAVICERMKKDMDFEFECQFAYITSDTEHQTTPSSASSGGDVGNEAKRLKQE from the exons ATGCATTCGCGGTACGGCTTTGACTGCCAGACGCGCCATtaccaacaacaccagcagacgcaccaccagcaccaccaccaccaccacccaaaTCCACCGTGTAGCATTCCATTGGAGTCGCCACCAACGCCGCCAGTGATCAGCCCCAGCGCCGCTGCTGCCGTGGCCTACTCGAATCTCCTGGAGAAGTGCCGCTGCAAGCAATCCGTGGCCGCCAATCCCGTTCCAGCACCACCCGCCCAGCTTCAACTACAGTtgcaccaccatcatcatcaccatcaccaccagacCTTCGTTGCCAGCGCCAGTGCAACCAGCTACAGCAACTGCTCCGCGCTTGGATTGGGTTCGAGaacgggatcgggatcgggatcgggaagTGGAACCGGATCCACTCCATCCACTTCCTCGTTGGCAAACTCGTCTTGTGCCGCCGCAACAAACATTTCGGGGGGATCCTCCAACGCAACCAtgtaccaccaccaccatcgaCGACACAATAATTTGTCCTACTGCGGTG TTTCGGGCCAGGAGCAGAACTACCAAGTGCAATATGTGGACTCTGAGCTGTACCACAGCAACTCAAGCCAGACGCAAAT GACGTATCCGTTCTGCCCAGTGGGGGACTACCAGGGCAACGGCCAGACGGCGTACTACTCGACCACGGGTCAGTACGGAACCACCTCGTCGGCCGGAGGCTCCTCGAACGGAGCTCACTCCACGACGCTGCCGTACCTGGTGCCCGTGGAGGAGGGCATCCTCCTCAATGGTTCCGCACACTCGctgtcgcagtcgcagtcacAATCGCATGGACGCGATTCGCCGCACAGCCTGACG GAGGTCGCGTACATCCAGGAGGCGCAGAGCACGCCCCAGACGCCCACCTCGACGACCACGACCCATTCGGCTAGCGGCGGCAGCCTGGGAACGGGCGGTGGAGGCGCCTCCCCGGATTCCGACCAGAGTGCGctcggcagcagcaacaagatTGCCTCGGCAACG ATCAAGTGGCTGTCGCGCAACTACGAAACGGCGGATGGTGTGAGCCTGCCCAGGAGCACGCTGTACAACCATTACATGCAGCACTGCAGCGAGCACAAGCTAGAGCCCGTGAATGCGGCCAGTTTCGGCAAGCTGATACGTTCCGTGTTCTCCGGACTGCGCACACGTCGCCTGGGCACGCGCGGCAACTCCAAGTACCACTACTATGGTATCCGCATTAAGCCCGGCTCGTTGCTGAACAGCCAGGCGATGGACGACAAGCAGATGCTGGCCGCCGGCTACGGACCATCCTCGGACGGAACCGGCGGACCAGGCAGCGGACCGATGGTCAGCGTCACCAGCAGCACCGCCGGACAGCTGACCGGATCCAATGGATTGGGCGGTGGCCATGGCCAGCGGCACAGCAACGGCACCAAGAAGCACACCTTCAAGCCGGAGACCTACGAGGCGTGCATTCAG TACATCGGCGATGGAACCAGTGCCCTGCCCTCGTTTCCGCCCATCGAGCTGAACCACAGCTTCAACAGCGAACTGACCCTGGAGGACGTGGACACCTTCCGGGGCCTGTATCGGGAGCATTGCGAGTCCTTCCTGGACGCCGTGCTCAATCTGGAGTTCAACACCGTGGAGTTCCTGCTGCGCGACTTCTGGCGGGCCAGCGACAACAATAATCTGGACGAGTGCGAGGAGGAGAAGTACTTGAGCAAGACGAAACTGTATCTGTTGTGCCACTGCGCAGAAGTGCAGAAGTTCGTGCGAGAG GTGGACTACCAATTCTACCAGAACACCGTCGATGTCATCATACCGGATGTGCTCCGCTCCATACCAAACGCCCTGACCCAGGCCATCAGAAACTTCGCCAAGAACCTGGAGATCTGGCTATGTGAGAGCATGCTGGGCGTGCCGGAGCAGCTTGCCCAGATCAAGACCAGTGCCGTCTCGGCATTCTGCCAAACGCTGAGGCGCTACACCTCGCTGAATCACCTGGCGCAGGCGGCTCGAGCAGTGCTCCAGAATGGTGCACAGATCTCCCAGATGCTAAGCGATCTCAATCGTGTCGATTTCCACAATGTTCAG GAGCAAGCTGCCTGGGTGAGTCAATGTGCGCCCGCCGTGGTCCAGCGCTTGGAGAGCGATTTCAAGGCCGCTCTGCAGCAGCAGAGCTCCCTGGAACAGTGGGCCAGCTGGCTGCAACTGGTGGTGGAATCGGCCATGGAGGAGTACAACGGGAAGCCGACTTATGCCAGAGCCGCCCGCCAGTTTCTGCTAAAGTGGAGCTTCTACAGCTCTATGATCATTCGTGACCTGACGCTGAGATCCGCCTCCAGCTTCGGGAGCTTCCACCTAATTCGCTTGCTGTTCGATGAGTACATGTTCTACCTGGTGGAGCACAAAATCGCCGAGGCACAAGACAAAACAGCCATTGCGGTCATTTGCGAAAGAATG AAAAAGGACATGGACTTTGAGTTCGAGTGCCAGTTCGCCTACATTACCAGCGACACGGAGCACCAGACGACTCCGAGCTCGGCCAGCAGTGGAGGCGACGTGGGCAACGAGGCCAAGCGACTGAAGCAGGAATGA